Proteins encoded by one window of Amblyraja radiata isolate CabotCenter1 unplaced genomic scaffold, sAmbRad1.1.pri scaffold_619_ctg1, whole genome shotgun sequence:
- the LOC116970185 gene encoding NACHT, LRR and PYD domains-containing protein 12-like, with the protein MHYLFESQNPALAQQTLGSVETLSFRGLGLTPIDCAVLSHAIRLCDTIKRLDLKSCRIQCEGLQRLGPVLHKCQDLRLGPNDLGDSGVKLVSAALRNPDCKIQRLWLNSVSLTDSRAEDLVSALSTNPSLTELNLTRNSLTDRSVPALRDLILTLPRLKLIMLRGNKFGPTGEKELRSLQEPRPGLTVIV; encoded by the exons atgcactacctgtttgagtcacagaatcctgcactggctcagcagacactgggatctgtggaaacactttcattccgtggactgggactgaccccgattgactgtgcggtcctgtctcatgccatcaggctctgtgatacaatcaaacgCCTCGATCTGAAGAgctgccgcattcagtgtgaaggtctccagcggctgggaccggtTCTGCACAAGTGTCAGGACTTGAG actgggacccaacgacctgggagattctggagtgaaactggtgtctgcggctctgaggaacccggactgtaaaatacagagactgtg gctgaacAGTGTCAGTCTCACAGATTCTcgagccgaggatctcgtctccgctctcagtacaaacccctCACTGACGGAGCTGAACCTGACACGcaactccctcacagaccgatCTGTCCCCGCTCTCCGCGACCTCATACTGACCCTCCCGAGACTGAAGCTGATCAT GCTGAGGGGGAATAAGTTCGGTCCAACCGGGGAGAAGGAACTGAGGTCGCTGCAGGAACCCAGACCTGGACTGACAGTGATCGTGTGA